The following proteins are encoded in a genomic region of Comamonas resistens:
- a CDS encoding TetR/AcrR family transcriptional regulator, with amino-acid sequence MQTSHEAVIAKKRGRGRPPKSADERNESMRRGELVKVAAQLFRQRGFHGTSTRDIAAAAGMQPGSLFYFFESKESILHAVMRDGMAQAATSQAAALDGLTARASGVQRLRALVRNHLQIMVGPESDFIPVMLYEWRLLSEEQRVDVGTQKDEYEAQWMPALQALHHTGKLKASPEIARLLIFGALNWTAQWFTEGRGLTLDELTEQALALFIGER; translated from the coding sequence ATGCAAACAAGTCATGAAGCAGTCATAGCAAAAAAGCGCGGTCGCGGCAGGCCACCCAAATCGGCCGATGAGCGCAATGAAAGCATGCGTCGTGGCGAGCTGGTGAAGGTCGCGGCGCAGCTGTTCAGACAGCGCGGATTTCACGGCACCAGCACACGCGATATCGCTGCAGCCGCAGGCATGCAGCCGGGCTCCCTGTTCTATTTTTTCGAGAGCAAGGAGTCCATCCTGCATGCGGTCATGCGTGACGGAATGGCGCAGGCTGCCACCAGCCAGGCCGCCGCGCTCGATGGGCTGACGGCGCGTGCCAGTGGTGTGCAGCGCCTGCGGGCCCTGGTGCGCAATCACCTGCAGATCATGGTCGGCCCCGAGAGCGACTTCATCCCCGTCATGCTTTACGAATGGCGGCTGCTCAGTGAGGAGCAGCGTGTGGATGTGGGAACGCAAAAAGACGAATACGAGGCGCAGTGGATGCCTGCACTGCAGGCCCTGCATCACACGGGAAAGCTCAAGGCCAGTCCCGAGATTGCGCGCCTGTTGATCTTCGGTGCGTTGAACTGGACGGCTCAATGGTTTACCGAAGGCCGCGGGCTGACGCTGGATGAGTTGACCGAGCAAGCCCTGGCTTTATTCATTGGAGAGCGTTGA
- a CDS encoding SDR family oxidoreductase: MYQSVFRTALFAGQVVVVTGGGSGIGRCVAHELASLGATVALVGRNQDKLEAVQAELQQAAVPEARVSRHSADIRDEAAVKALVAEVLARHGRIDALVNNAGGQYIAPLASIGAKGWQAVLDTNLTGGFLMARECFVQHMAEHGGSIVNMVADMWGSMPGMGHSGAARAGMVSLTETAAAEWAPHGVRVNAIAPGYIASSGMDHYPPEAAAMLRKMPATVPAGRFGNEAEVSAAIVFLLSPAASFISGTVLRVDGARPQVRMGMGPVAASAEVQQRQAVRAFDGFALYQTPKVFQS; this comes from the coding sequence ATGTACCAATCCGTATTCCGTACCGCATTGTTTGCGGGGCAGGTGGTGGTGGTGACCGGTGGCGGCTCGGGCATCGGCCGCTGCGTTGCGCACGAGCTGGCATCCCTGGGCGCCACAGTTGCCTTGGTGGGGCGCAATCAGGACAAGCTGGAGGCGGTTCAAGCCGAGCTGCAGCAGGCCGCAGTACCGGAGGCTAGGGTCAGCCGGCACAGCGCGGATATACGGGATGAGGCTGCCGTCAAAGCGCTGGTGGCCGAGGTTCTGGCCCGCCACGGGCGCATCGACGCCCTGGTCAACAACGCGGGCGGGCAATACATCGCGCCCCTGGCCAGCATCGGCGCCAAGGGCTGGCAGGCTGTGCTGGATACCAACCTCACGGGCGGCTTTTTGATGGCGCGTGAGTGCTTTGTGCAACACATGGCAGAGCATGGCGGCTCCATCGTCAACATGGTGGCCGATATGTGGGGCTCCATGCCGGGCATGGGGCACAGCGGCGCGGCGCGTGCGGGCATGGTCAGTCTTACCGAGACGGCGGCTGCGGAATGGGCACCCCATGGCGTGCGTGTGAATGCGATAGCTCCCGGCTACATCGCCTCCAGCGGCATGGATCACTACCCACCGGAAGCGGCAGCCATGCTGCGCAAGATGCCCGCCACCGTGCCGGCGGGGCGCTTTGGCAACGAGGCTGAGGTTTCCGCCGCCATCGTGTTTTTGCTCAGTCCTGCCGCCAGCTTCATCAGCGGCACGGTGCTGCGCGTTGACGGCGCACGTCCCCAGGTACGCATGGGCATGGGGCCGGTGGCTGCCAGTGCCGAGGTGCAGCAGCGCCAGGCCGTGCGGGCCTTCGATGGCTTTGCGCTCTACCAGACTCCCAAGGTGTTCCAGTCATGA
- a CDS encoding acyl-CoA carboxylase subunit beta produces the protein MNVFASQWNAAGELAQQRSAATLQRIAALRELEQRAAQASQRSKPQFEKRGQLLPRERVALLLDPGASWLPLCSLAGYLQDRADPEKSVPGGGMLAGIGFVSGVRCMVVASDSGIEAGAIQEKGLDKMLRVQEIALQNKLPFIHLVESAGANLMRYRVEGFVQGGALFRNLARLSAAGIPVITVQHGSGTAGGAYMPGLSDVVIMVRGRSRAFLAGPPLLKAATGEIATEEELGGAEMHTGVSGLGEYLAEDDRQALGMAREMVAQLSQWKQPQTQPSQALAAMKSGVFEPRFSAAELLGLMPPHHREPVDMREVMARLVDGSELLLFKPGYGAATVCAQAHLGGHAVGLISNNGPIDVAGANKATHFIQWMCQLGHPIIYLQNTTGYMVGKDSEQAGMIKHGSKMIQAVTNATVPQITIQCGASFGAGNYGMCGRGYAPRFLFSWPGAKTAVMGGEQAARTMQQVTEAAMARKGLPVDAEQLQRQYEQITSMFEAQADAFYTSGLLLDDAVIDPRDTREVLSFCLDMLAEAEARKLRPMQFGVARM, from the coding sequence ATGAATGTGTTTGCATCGCAATGGAATGCGGCTGGCGAGCTGGCCCAGCAGCGCAGCGCCGCCACGCTGCAGCGTATTGCCGCTTTGCGCGAACTGGAGCAGCGCGCCGCGCAGGCCTCACAACGCTCCAAGCCGCAGTTTGAAAAGCGTGGCCAGTTGCTGCCGCGCGAGCGCGTGGCCCTGCTGCTGGACCCGGGTGCCTCCTGGTTGCCGCTGTGCTCTCTGGCAGGCTATCTGCAGGACAGGGCAGACCCTGAAAAATCCGTGCCCGGCGGCGGCATGCTGGCCGGCATCGGCTTTGTCAGCGGCGTGCGCTGCATGGTCGTGGCCAGCGACTCGGGCATCGAGGCGGGAGCGATCCAGGAAAAAGGCCTGGACAAGATGCTGCGTGTGCAGGAGATCGCGCTGCAGAACAAGCTGCCCTTCATTCATCTGGTCGAAAGCGCGGGAGCCAATCTCATGCGCTACCGCGTGGAAGGCTTTGTGCAGGGCGGTGCGCTGTTTCGCAATCTGGCGCGCCTGTCTGCTGCCGGTATTCCGGTGATCACGGTGCAGCACGGTTCGGGCACGGCTGGCGGTGCCTACATGCCGGGGCTCTCGGATGTGGTCATCATGGTGCGCGGCCGCTCGCGTGCCTTTCTGGCCGGGCCGCCCTTGCTCAAGGCGGCGACAGGTGAAATCGCCACCGAGGAAGAGCTGGGCGGAGCCGAGATGCACACCGGTGTTTCGGGTCTGGGCGAATACCTGGCCGAGGACGACCGCCAGGCCCTGGGCATGGCGCGCGAGATGGTGGCGCAGCTTTCTCAGTGGAAACAGCCTCAGACGCAACCCAGTCAAGCGCTGGCAGCTATGAAGTCAGGAGTTTTCGAGCCGCGCTTCAGTGCCGCGGAGCTGCTGGGGCTGATGCCGCCCCATCACCGTGAACCGGTCGATATGCGTGAGGTCATGGCGCGGCTGGTCGATGGCTCCGAGCTGCTGCTTTTCAAGCCCGGCTATGGCGCGGCCACGGTCTGCGCGCAGGCGCATCTGGGCGGCCATGCCGTGGGACTGATCTCGAACAACGGCCCCATCGATGTGGCGGGGGCCAACAAGGCCACGCACTTCATTCAGTGGATGTGCCAGCTCGGTCATCCCATCATCTATCTGCAGAACACTACGGGCTATATGGTGGGCAAGGACAGCGAGCAGGCCGGCATGATCAAGCACGGCAGCAAGATGATCCAGGCCGTGACCAATGCCACCGTGCCACAGATCACCATCCAGTGCGGCGCCAGCTTTGGGGCGGGCAACTACGGCATGTGCGGCCGTGGTTATGCACCGCGCTTTCTCTTCAGCTGGCCCGGCGCCAAGACCGCGGTAATGGGGGGCGAGCAGGCCGCCCGCACCATGCAGCAGGTCACGGAGGCCGCCATGGCACGCAAGGGGCTGCCTGTGGATGCCGAGCAGCTGCAAAGGCAATACGAGCAGATCACCTCCATGTTCGAAGCCCAGGCCGATGCTTTCTATACCAGCGGACTGCTGCTGGACGACGCCGTGATCGACCCGCGCGACACGCGCGAGGTGCTGAGTTTCTGCCTGGACATGCTGGCCGAGGCCGAGGCCCGCAAGCTGCGCCCCATGCAGTTCGGTGTCGCCCGGATGTAG
- a CDS encoding acyl-CoA dehydrogenase family protein has translation MQWTHEHLEVRKTLKRYIDEQINPHVDEWEAAEIFPAHKVFKGLGDLGLLGLTKPEAFGGSGLDYSYSLMMAETLGHIRCGGVPMAIGVQTDMCTPALARFGSDELREQFLAPAIAGDMVGCIGVSEPGAGSDVSGVKSHARKDGDDYIISGQKMWITNSIQADWMCMLVNTGDGPVHKNKSLIMVPMRDGPNGKLTKGIEVAQKLRKIGMNSSDTGLIFFDEVRVPQRYLVGQEGQGFIYQMQQFQEERLWASASGLVAMDECIQETIEWAQQRQMFGSTLIEQQWVQFKLAELQTEVEALRALTYRAADVYMQGKDALQLASMAKLKTGRLTREVADTCLQFWGGMGFTWDNRISRLYRDGRLASIGGGADEVMLGIIGKTMGLIKRPAH, from the coding sequence ATGCAGTGGACCCATGAGCATCTGGAAGTGCGCAAGACCTTGAAGCGCTATATCGACGAGCAGATCAACCCTCATGTCGATGAGTGGGAGGCAGCGGAAATATTCCCGGCGCACAAGGTATTCAAGGGTCTGGGTGATCTGGGGCTGCTGGGTCTGACCAAACCCGAAGCCTTTGGCGGCTCGGGCCTCGACTATTCCTACAGCCTGATGATGGCCGAGACCCTGGGTCATATCCGCTGCGGCGGCGTGCCCATGGCCATAGGCGTGCAGACCGATATGTGTACGCCGGCGCTGGCGCGCTTTGGCAGCGATGAGCTGCGCGAACAGTTTCTGGCTCCGGCCATTGCCGGCGATATGGTGGGCTGCATAGGCGTGAGCGAGCCCGGCGCGGGCAGCGATGTCTCTGGAGTCAAAAGCCATGCACGCAAGGACGGGGACGACTACATCATCAGCGGCCAGAAGATGTGGATCACCAACAGCATCCAGGCCGACTGGATGTGCATGCTGGTCAATACCGGCGACGGCCCGGTGCACAAGAACAAGAGCCTGATCATGGTGCCCATGCGCGACGGCCCGAACGGCAAGCTGACCAAAGGCATAGAGGTGGCGCAGAAGCTGCGCAAGATCGGCATGAACTCTTCGGACACGGGGCTGATCTTTTTTGACGAGGTGCGGGTGCCTCAGCGCTATCTGGTGGGGCAGGAAGGCCAGGGCTTCATCTATCAGATGCAGCAGTTCCAGGAGGAGCGGCTCTGGGCCTCGGCCAGTGGCCTGGTCGCCATGGATGAATGCATACAGGAAACCATCGAGTGGGCGCAGCAGCGGCAGATGTTCGGCTCCACTCTGATAGAGCAGCAATGGGTGCAGTTCAAGCTGGCCGAACTGCAGACCGAGGTCGAGGCGCTGCGTGCGCTGACCTATCGCGCCGCCGATGTCTATATGCAAGGCAAGGATGCGCTGCAGCTGGCCAGCATGGCCAAGCTCAAGACCGGACGCCTCACGCGTGAGGTCGCAGATACCTGCCTGCAGTTCTGGGGCGGCATGGGTTTCACCTGGGACAACCGCATCTCGCGGCTGTACCGCGACGGCCGCCTGGCCTCGATTGGCGGCGGCGCCGACGAGGTGATGCTGGGCATCATCGGCAAGACCATGGGCCTGATCAAGCGCCCCGCGCACTGA
- a CDS encoding enoyl-CoA hydratase/isomerase family protein: MAEVLDIDRQPLGSGFMEWWRLNSPQTRNALTDEMVQALGRHCERAREDAQLRLIVLTGSGGHFCAGGSLGGFAGSIGRPLMPGESDPLVQLNRAFGSLLQQLSSLPQLLVAAVQGAAMGGGIGLVCVADLVMADASAVFATPEVTLGIVPAQIAPFVQRRLGDGLARQWLLCGQRWSAQQALQAGLVQTVIHAEDAAHWQSQLQAHMENLAQAAPAAVAATKRLLDAVAAQSLDASLDQGAQAFAAALRGTEAGAGIKAFAHKQPAPWAVSGDEGGRSCNEF, translated from the coding sequence ATGGCCGAAGTGCTTGACATCGATCGCCAGCCCTTGGGCAGCGGCTTCATGGAATGGTGGCGACTTAACTCGCCGCAGACCCGCAATGCCTTGACCGATGAAATGGTGCAGGCGCTGGGCCGCCATTGCGAGCGAGCCCGTGAAGACGCGCAGCTGCGGCTGATTGTGCTGACCGGCAGCGGCGGGCATTTCTGTGCCGGAGGCAGTCTCGGCGGCTTTGCCGGCAGCATTGGCAGGCCTTTGATGCCTGGAGAGAGCGATCCGCTGGTGCAGCTCAATCGCGCGTTCGGCAGCTTGCTGCAGCAGCTGTCGAGCTTGCCCCAGCTGCTGGTGGCCGCAGTGCAAGGTGCCGCCATGGGTGGTGGCATCGGCCTGGTGTGCGTCGCCGATCTGGTGATGGCCGATGCCAGTGCAGTCTTTGCCACGCCAGAGGTGACGCTGGGCATTGTTCCTGCGCAGATTGCCCCCTTTGTGCAGCGCAGGCTGGGCGATGGTCTGGCGCGGCAATGGCTGCTGTGCGGCCAGCGCTGGTCGGCGCAGCAGGCCTTGCAGGCCGGGCTGGTGCAGACCGTGATCCATGCCGAGGATGCTGCCCATTGGCAAAGCCAGCTGCAAGCCCATATGGAGAACCTGGCGCAGGCCGCACCGGCTGCGGTGGCTGCAACCAAGCGGCTGCTGGACGCTGTTGCCGCGCAAAGCCTGGATGCCAGCCTCGATCAGGGTGCACAGGCTTTTGCGGCCGCGCTGAGAGGTACGGAGGCCGGTGCCGGGATCAAGGCTTTCGCCCACAAGCAGCCCGCACCCTGGGCGGTGTCGGGCGATGAAGGAGGCCGCTCATGCAACGAATTCTGA
- a CDS encoding ATP-binding protein, protein MQRILIANRGEIALRVMATARRMGIETVAVYSDADAGSPHVQQADQAYALGGLTSAQSYLDVGKLLAAAKATGADAVHPGYGFLSEDAGFAQAVLEAGLIWIGPPPAAIRQLGSKAAAKQLAKAHDVPCLPGYEGSDQTHERFAAEAERIGYPVMVKAVAGGGGRGMRLVESPAQLQAALVGARSEALAGFGNGDMLVERAVMHPRHVELQIFADTQGHVIHLGERDCSVQRRHQKIIEESPSPAVNADLRERMGACAVALAKAAGYVGAGTVEFLLEGQDFYLMEMNTRLQVEHPVTEALTGLDLVEWQIRVARGEPLPLTQEQVQFHGHAIEVRLCAEDENFQPHTGVVQHFLAPDATSFARSALRFDHALRTGSEVTPYYDAMLGKLIVHAPSRAQAIDQLIHALGQLVVLGLPTNRAFLMQCLNDSVFRQGQALISYLAADAARLQQLLREQQSLAHQQWGVLCAVGQAPGGLACSYAQQRRLRHRDQTQELTLQPASRASWCLETKGGEPVMLQIDELLAHGWRARRAGLTQTVHAVPLGMEEGAAHWHLQAGAVDWLAQDVSYLPPEGASAAGQASELRAPFNGRVVQLQVQAGQQLQVRETAIVIESMKLEHSLGVRADCVVEEVLVAPGQQVTPGQILLRLAPLTKDMARNTGEGQA, encoded by the coding sequence ATGCAACGAATTCTGATTGCCAATCGCGGCGAGATTGCCTTGCGTGTCATGGCCACGGCCCGCCGCATGGGCATTGAAACCGTGGCCGTCTACTCCGACGCCGACGCGGGCAGCCCGCATGTGCAGCAGGCCGATCAGGCCTATGCGCTGGGCGGGCTGACTTCGGCGCAAAGCTATCTCGATGTGGGCAAGCTGCTGGCAGCGGCAAAGGCCACGGGGGCGGATGCCGTGCACCCTGGCTATGGCTTCCTGAGCGAAGACGCGGGCTTTGCCCAGGCCGTGCTGGAGGCCGGCCTGATCTGGATCGGCCCGCCGCCCGCAGCCATACGCCAGCTGGGCAGCAAGGCTGCGGCCAAGCAGCTGGCCAAGGCGCATGACGTGCCCTGCCTGCCCGGTTATGAGGGCAGTGATCAGACTCATGAGCGCTTTGCCGCCGAGGCTGAACGCATTGGCTATCCGGTCATGGTCAAGGCCGTGGCAGGCGGCGGCGGCCGGGGCATGCGTTTGGTCGAAAGTCCAGCGCAGCTGCAGGCGGCGCTGGTCGGTGCCAGGTCGGAGGCGCTGGCCGGTTTTGGCAACGGCGACATGCTGGTGGAGCGTGCCGTCATGCACCCCCGCCATGTGGAGCTGCAGATCTTTGCCGATACTCAGGGCCATGTGATTCATCTGGGCGAGCGCGACTGCTCGGTGCAGCGCCGCCACCAGAAGATCATCGAAGAATCGCCGAGTCCGGCCGTCAACGCCGATCTGCGCGAGCGCATGGGCGCCTGCGCCGTGGCATTGGCCAAGGCCGCGGGCTATGTGGGTGCGGGCACGGTGGAGTTTCTGCTGGAAGGGCAGGACTTTTATCTGATGGAGATGAATACCCGGTTGCAGGTTGAGCACCCCGTGACCGAGGCGCTGACGGGGCTGGATCTGGTGGAGTGGCAGATTCGTGTGGCGCGCGGCGAGCCCTTGCCCTTGACGCAGGAGCAAGTCCAGTTCCACGGCCATGCCATCGAGGTGCGCCTGTGCGCCGAGGACGAAAACTTTCAACCCCATACGGGTGTGGTGCAGCATTTCCTGGCCCCTGACGCCACGAGCTTTGCACGCTCTGCCTTGCGCTTTGATCATGCGCTACGCACTGGCAGCGAGGTCACGCCCTATTACGACGCCATGCTGGGCAAGCTCATCGTCCATGCTCCATCGCGCGCGCAGGCCATTGACCAGCTCATCCATGCGCTGGGCCAGCTGGTGGTGCTGGGCCTGCCCACGAACCGCGCTTTTCTGATGCAGTGCCTGAACGACAGCGTGTTCAGGCAGGGCCAGGCCCTGATCTCCTATCTGGCCGCTGACGCGGCGCGCCTGCAGCAGCTGCTGCGTGAACAGCAAAGCCTGGCCCACCAGCAATGGGGAGTGCTGTGCGCTGTGGGGCAAGCACCGGGAGGGCTGGCTTGCAGCTATGCCCAGCAGCGCAGGCTGCGTCACCGGGATCAGACCCAGGAGCTGACATTGCAGCCAGCCAGTCGCGCCAGCTGGTGCTTGGAAACAAAGGGCGGTGAGCCCGTCATGCTTCAAATAGATGAGCTGCTGGCGCATGGCTGGCGGGCACGCCGGGCTGGTTTGACTCAAACCGTCCACGCGGTGCCGCTGGGCATGGAAGAAGGCGCGGCTCACTGGCATTTGCAGGCCGGGGCCGTGGACTGGCTGGCGCAAGACGTCAGCTATCTGCCGCCCGAAGGCGCATCGGCTGCAGGGCAGGCCAGTGAGCTGCGTGCTCCGTTCAATGGTCGGGTGGTGCAGCTACAGGTACAGGCAGGCCAGCAACTGCAGGTCAGGGAAACAGCCATCGTGATCGAGTCCATGAAGCTGGAGCATAGCCTTGGCGTGCGCGCGGACTGCGTGGTGGAGGAAGTGCTGGTAGCCCCGGGCCAGCAGGTCACGCCGGGGCAGATATTGCTGCGCCTTGCACCGCTCACCAAGGACATGGCGAGGAACACAGGGGAGGGCCAGGCATGA
- a CDS encoding acyl-CoA dehydrogenase family protein: MTDVADREMLYDTVRRFATEYIAPHVTAWDEAGEFPRELYSQAAELGLLGLGYPEPLGGTPATHGLRAALWLALCRHGASGGVLASLLSHNIGLPPVVALGSAELQQQVVPEVLAGRKIAALAITEPGGGSDVAALRTRARREGEHYVIDGEKTFITSGMRADWLTVAVRTGEEKGASGISLLLVPGDSPGLARSRLDKMGWQCSDTAHLFFDGVRVPASHLLGAEGEGFRAIMSNFNGERLGIACGALGFAQACYDEALSWAQQRKTFGVTLNQHQVIRHKLVDMQQRIRSTEAWLNAVAARADAGDTGADWVGEVCVLKNHATQTMQHCADTAVQILGGMGFMRGTVSERIYREVKVLTIGGGTEEIMKELAARQWHI, translated from the coding sequence ATGACGGATGTGGCAGACCGCGAAATGCTCTATGACACCGTGCGCCGCTTTGCCACGGAATACATTGCCCCTCATGTCACGGCTTGGGACGAGGCGGGCGAGTTTCCGCGCGAACTCTATAGTCAGGCGGCAGAACTGGGCCTGCTGGGCTTAGGCTATCCCGAGCCTCTGGGCGGAACACCTGCTACGCACGGCCTGCGCGCAGCGCTGTGGCTTGCGCTGTGCCGCCATGGCGCCAGCGGCGGTGTGCTGGCCAGCCTGCTGTCGCACAACATCGGCCTGCCGCCAGTGGTGGCACTGGGCAGCGCTGAACTGCAGCAGCAAGTCGTGCCCGAGGTGCTGGCGGGGCGCAAGATTGCCGCACTGGCCATTACCGAGCCGGGAGGTGGCTCGGACGTGGCCGCGCTGCGCACCCGGGCCCGGCGCGAGGGTGAGCACTATGTGATCGATGGCGAGAAGACCTTCATCACCTCGGGCATGCGTGCCGACTGGCTGACAGTGGCCGTGCGCACGGGCGAGGAGAAAGGCGCCAGCGGTATCTCCTTGTTGCTGGTGCCTGGCGACAGCCCAGGCCTCGCGCGCAGCCGGCTCGACAAGATGGGCTGGCAATGCTCGGACACGGCCCATCTGTTCTTTGACGGCGTGCGCGTGCCTGCCAGCCATCTGCTGGGCGCCGAGGGTGAGGGCTTTCGCGCCATCATGAGCAACTTCAATGGCGAGCGTCTGGGCATTGCCTGCGGCGCCCTGGGCTTTGCCCAGGCCTGCTATGACGAGGCCTTGAGCTGGGCACAGCAGCGCAAGACCTTTGGCGTGACGCTGAACCAGCATCAGGTCATACGCCACAAGCTGGTGGACATGCAGCAGCGCATACGCAGCACCGAAGCTTGGCTGAATGCTGTTGCTGCGCGCGCCGATGCGGGCGACACCGGCGCGGACTGGGTGGGCGAGGTCTGCGTGCTCAAGAACCACGCAACCCAGACCATGCAGCACTGTGCCGACACGGCCGTACAGATTCTGGGCGGCATGGGCTTTATGCGCGGCACTGTCAGTGAGCGCATCTACCGCGAGGTCAAGGTGCTGACGATCGGCGGCGGCACCGAGGAAATCATGAAAGAGCTGGCGGCACGCCAGTGGCATATTTAG
- a CDS encoding BKACE family enzyme — protein MSEKAIITCSITGVLTDPEQHHVPVTPEQLAQEARRAYDAGASVVHVHFRKQEAGKGHLPSWEPEVAKACVDAMRAACPDLIINQTTGVVGPNYQGPLDCLRATRPEMAACNAGSLNYLKVRSNGQWAWPPMLFDNQPAKVQDFLDVMAETNTLPEFECFDVGIVRCVGMYVETGMYQGLPEYNFVMGVESGMPADPDLLPILLKLKIKDAPWQTTLIGRSEIWPTHLRTAELGGHLRSGLEDTFYLPDGSKVTSNAPLIEQLARYARDVGRDVATPQEARRILHLAA, from the coding sequence ATGTCTGAAAAAGCCATCATCACCTGTTCCATCACCGGCGTGCTGACTGATCCCGAGCAGCACCATGTGCCGGTCACGCCCGAGCAGTTGGCGCAGGAGGCACGCCGAGCCTATGACGCCGGGGCCTCCGTGGTCCATGTGCATTTTCGCAAGCAGGAGGCGGGCAAGGGGCATCTGCCAAGCTGGGAGCCCGAGGTTGCCAAGGCCTGCGTGGATGCCATGCGCGCAGCCTGCCCGGATCTGATCATCAATCAGACCACGGGAGTGGTCGGCCCCAACTACCAGGGGCCGCTGGACTGCCTGCGTGCAACCCGCCCAGAGATGGCAGCCTGCAATGCGGGATCGCTCAACTACCTGAAGGTGCGCAGCAACGGCCAATGGGCCTGGCCGCCCATGCTGTTCGACAACCAGCCCGCCAAGGTACAGGACTTTCTCGACGTCATGGCCGAGACGAACACGCTGCCTGAGTTCGAGTGCTTTGACGTGGGCATCGTTCGCTGTGTGGGCATGTATGTGGAAACCGGCATGTACCAAGGCCTGCCCGAGTACAACTTCGTCATGGGCGTGGAGTCCGGCATGCCGGCCGACCCTGATCTGCTGCCGATTCTGCTCAAGCTCAAGATCAAGGACGCGCCCTGGCAGACCACGCTGATAGGCCGTAGTGAAATCTGGCCCACGCATTTGCGCACGGCAGAGCTGGGCGGCCATTTGCGCAGCGGGCTGGAGGACACCTTCTATCTGCCCGACGGCAGCAAGGTCACATCGAACGCCCCGCTGATAGAGCAACTGGCCCGCTATGCGCGTGATGTGGGGCGTGATGTGGCAACGCCTCAGGAGGCGCGCCGGATATTGCATCTGGCGGCCTGA
- a CDS encoding class I adenylate-forming enzyme family protein has product MHTDSPVQTVAQALARTVARFPQRPAYIDQGQSHDWQQIDALAEAWARRLSAMGLRRGDRIGVILTNGLPWILSYLAAARMGAVILGLSLRYRDTELDFMLADSRVKAVLAPREFAGFDYMDYLERACRRFPTLEHLVWVDQQFVPELQSAASAGEAASPGWEPQPEDLLLIIYTSGTTGRPKAAGLSHRSQLGSAQAQCAHVRATADDLVQLAMPLNHVGGITCGVLTMLLAGGCCELVPMFSPEAVLKMAQQHSPTWMVGVPTMLTLLLMHPLLEQTDLSRLRLIVVGGSNVEPALLNRVQQLFPGVAIMNLYGLSETSGAIVMTPWQASQQALLHSIGKPLEGAELRVVKADGRDAVQGEVGELWFRGAGVIPGYVGQQQDSSAFDDQGWMHSGDLGLVDGEGLVHLMGRQKDMFIQGGFNVYPSEVEGVIAGYPGVLMVAGIGVPDPVLGEVGRYFVVPRPDAQINEAALQDYCRRHLADYKVPRQIVLRQNLPLTPAGKIQKALLRQEGA; this is encoded by the coding sequence ATGCATACGGATTCCCCTGTACAGACCGTTGCCCAGGCGCTGGCGCGCACGGTGGCCCGTTTTCCGCAAAGACCCGCCTATATCGACCAGGGGCAAAGCCATGACTGGCAGCAAATCGATGCCCTGGCCGAGGCCTGGGCTCGGCGCCTGTCCGCCATGGGCCTGCGCCGTGGCGACCGCATAGGCGTGATCCTGACCAATGGCCTGCCCTGGATTCTCAGCTATCTGGCGGCAGCCAGGATGGGTGCGGTCATCTTGGGCCTGAGCCTGCGCTACCGCGATACCGAGCTGGATTTCATGCTGGCTGACAGCCGGGTCAAGGCCGTGCTGGCACCGCGCGAGTTCGCCGGCTTTGACTATATGGACTATCTGGAGCGGGCTTGCCGGCGGTTCCCGACGCTGGAGCATCTGGTCTGGGTGGACCAGCAGTTTGTACCGGAGCTGCAATCTGCCGCCAGTGCAGGAGAGGCGGCTTCGCCGGGCTGGGAGCCTCAGCCCGAGGATCTGCTGCTGATCATCTATACCTCGGGCACTACGGGCAGGCCCAAGGCGGCGGGCCTCAGCCATCGCTCGCAACTGGGCTCGGCACAGGCCCAGTGTGCCCATGTGCGTGCCACGGCCGATGATCTGGTGCAGCTGGCCATGCCGCTCAACCATGTGGGTGGCATTACCTGCGGCGTGCTGACCATGCTGCTGGCGGGTGGCTGCTGCGAACTGGTGCCGATGTTCAGCCCCGAAGCGGTGCTGAAAATGGCGCAGCAGCATTCGCCGACCTGGATGGTGGGCGTGCCCACCATGCTGACCTTGCTGCTCATGCACCCGTTGCTGGAGCAGACCGATCTGAGCCGGCTGAGGCTGATTGTGGTCGGTGGCTCGAATGTGGAGCCTGCCTTGCTCAACCGCGTGCAGCAATTGTTTCCCGGCGTGGCCATCATGAATCTCTACGGCTTGTCCGAGACTTCGGGAGCCATCGTCATGACGCCCTGGCAGGCCAGCCAGCAGGCCTTGCTGCACAGCATAGGCAAGCCACTGGAGGGCGCCGAGCTGCGCGTGGTCAAGGCCGATGGCCGGGACGCTGTGCAGGGCGAGGTGGGTGAGCTGTGGTTTCGCGGCGCCGGGGTGATTCCCGGCTATGTGGGCCAGCAGCAGGATTCTTCGGCCTTCGATGACCAGGGCTGGATGCATTCCGGCGACCTGGGCCTTGTGGATGGGGAGGGGCTGGTCCACCTCATGGGGCGCCAGAAGGATATGTTCATCCAGGGGGGCTTCAACGTCTATCCCAGCGAGGTGGAAGGCGTGATTGCCGGCTACCCCGGTGTGCTGATGGTGGCCGGTATTGGCGTGCCAGACCCCGTGCTGGGCGAGGTGGGGCGCTATTTTGTCGTGCCCAGGCCTGATGCGCAGATCAACGAGGCGGCGCTGCAGGACTATTGCCGACGGCATCTGGCCGATTACAAGGTGCCGCGCCAGATCGTGCTGCGCCAGAACCTGCCGCTGACTCCGGCCGGAAAGATTCAGAAGGCGCTGCTGCGCCAGGAAGGAGCCTGA